Genomic DNA from Enterococcus saccharolyticus subsp. saccharolyticus:
TGTTCTTTAAAACGAGTTGAAACAGAAGAAGAAGCCAAAGAATTCATTCAATCCTTAAAAAAAGAACATTGGAAAGCCAATCATAATTGCAGCGCCTTTGTCTTAGGAGAAAAAAATGAGATTCAGCGTTCGAGTGATGATGGTGAACCTAGTGGTACTGCAGGCGTACCAATGTTAGAAGTTTTAAAGAAAAACGACTTGATGAATGTAGTCGCTGTTGTTACTCGCTATTTTGGTGGCACCAAATTAGGCACTGGTGGGTTGATCCGTGCGTATTCCAGCGCTGTCTCTCATGCACTAGAAGACATTGGTATTGTTGAAGGCAAACGCCAAAAAGAACTATTCGTCCAAATTGATTACTCTTCATTGGGTAAATTACAACATTATTTGGAGCAACATCACTTTGTTAT
This window encodes:
- a CDS encoding YigZ family protein, which gives rise to MIDTYLTIKEDGQSEIEIKKSRFICSLKRVETEEEAKEFIQSLKKEHWKANHNCSAFVLGEKNEIQRSSDDGEPSGTAGVPMLEVLKKNDLMNVVAVVTRYFGGTKLGTGGLIRAYSSAVSHALEDIGIVEGKRQKELFVQIDYSSLGKLQHYLEQHHFVIKDTQFLEHITLCVMVQEEEHFKEAITDLLSGQVSFEEGDYSYVETLIKNKTS